In one window of Saprospiraceae bacterium DNA:
- the eno gene encoding phosphopyruvate hydratase: MSEIIDIRAREILDSRGFPTIEVEVETKYGIIERAAVPSGASTGKHEALELRDGESNRYKGKGVLQACAYVEEDLAEILIGLQVNQQREIDQLMIESDGTENKSQFGANAMLGISLAVAKAAAAEAGLPLYRYVGGVNASLLPVPMMNIINGGAHADNKLDFQEFMIMPVGATNFTEGLRMGAEVFHTLKKVLKEKGYSTNVGDEGGFAPNLRSNEEAIDLILSAIQQSGYKTGTDLVLAMDAAASEFYDEKSGKYVFHKSGSEPLDSSGMVQNWKRLVDQYPIYSVEDGMAEDDWDGWKEMTQVLSSKIQLVGDDLFVTNPKRISRGIKSQTANAVLIKVNQIGTLSETIDAVQLAQRSKYNCVMSHRSGETEDTTIADLAVALNCGQIKTGSLSRSDRVAKYNQLLRIEHELGTQAIYPGKRIFDK, from the coding sequence ATGAGTGAGATAATTGATATTCGTGCCCGGGAGATTCTCGACAGCCGCGGCTTTCCAACCATTGAAGTCGAGGTAGAAACAAAATATGGAATTATCGAAAGAGCTGCGGTTCCCTCAGGAGCTTCGACCGGAAAACACGAGGCTCTGGAATTGAGAGACGGAGAATCCAACAGATATAAAGGAAAAGGGGTGTTGCAGGCTTGCGCGTATGTCGAAGAAGACCTGGCTGAAATATTGATTGGCCTGCAGGTGAATCAACAACGGGAGATCGATCAATTGATGATCGAATCAGACGGCACAGAAAATAAATCGCAATTCGGAGCCAATGCAATGCTGGGAATTTCGCTGGCTGTGGCAAAAGCAGCAGCAGCTGAAGCCGGGCTACCCCTGTATCGCTATGTAGGGGGAGTCAATGCCTCCTTACTTCCCGTACCGATGATGAACATCATCAATGGTGGAGCGCATGCCGACAATAAACTCGATTTTCAGGAATTTATGATCATGCCCGTTGGTGCAACGAATTTTACCGAGGGTCTGCGAATGGGTGCAGAAGTGTTTCATACGCTTAAAAAAGTATTGAAAGAAAAAGGCTATTCGACCAATGTTGGCGATGAAGGTGGATTTGCTCCAAATTTGCGGAGTAACGAAGAAGCCATTGATTTGATCCTCTCTGCAATTCAGCAATCCGGGTACAAAACCGGAACCGATCTGGTACTTGCCATGGATGCGGCAGCCAGCGAATTTTACGACGAAAAATCCGGGAAATACGTATTCCATAAATCGGGCTCCGAACCACTGGATTCATCCGGAATGGTACAAAACTGGAAACGCCTGGTCGATCAATATCCCATATACTCTGTTGAAGATGGTATGGCCGAAGACGATTGGGATGGCTGGAAAGAAATGACTCAGGTTTTATCCTCCAAAATACAGTTGGTAGGGGATGATCTCTTCGTCACCAACCCCAAAAGAATTTCCAGAGGGATTAAAAGCCAAACAGCCAATGCTGTGTTGATCAAAGTCAATCAGATCGGCACACTCAGTGAAACCATCGATGCCGTGCAGTTGGCTCAAAGAAGTAAATACAATTGCGTGATGAGTCACCGGTCGGGCGAAACTGAAGACACCACGATTGCAGATCTGGCAGTGGCTTTGAATTGCGGGCAAATAAAAACGGGCTCTTTGTCGAGATCAGACAGAGTCGCCAAGTACAATCAGCTGTTAAGAATTGAGCACGAATTGGGCACTCAGGCCATCTATCCGGGAAAAAGAATATTTGATAAATAA
- a CDS encoding fatty acid hydroxylase: protein MFTALVLIVFSFFFMEFMAWFTHKYVMHGILWSWHADHHDPIHLKKGFWEKNDRFFLVFAIPSALCYMLGSLYPEWRFLLFIGIGISIYGLCYFLVHDVYIHRRFNWFKQLDNKYSKAVLRAHGAHHSKTTKEDGESFGMLIVHPRYFIKKKKAEERVQS, encoded by the coding sequence ATGTTTACAGCTCTGGTTTTGATTGTCTTTTCATTCTTTTTCATGGAATTCATGGCGTGGTTTACGCATAAGTACGTCATGCATGGGATTCTTTGGTCCTGGCATGCAGATCATCACGATCCGATTCATTTGAAAAAGGGATTTTGGGAGAAGAACGACCGTTTCTTTTTGGTTTTCGCCATTCCTTCTGCGCTTTGTTATATGTTGGGGTCTTTATATCCGGAATGGAGGTTCCTCCTTTTTATAGGTATTGGAATATCAATTTATGGTTTGTGTTATTTTTTAGTTCACGACGTGTACATACACCGAAGATTCAATTGGTTCAAACAACTCGATAATAAATACTCTAAAGCCGTGTTGCGGGCGCATGGTGCTCACCACTCCAAAACGACAAAAGAAGATGGAGAATCTTTCGGAATGCTGATCGTGCATCCTCGTTATTTCATCAAAAAGAAGAAAGCGGAAGAAAGGGTGCAATCCTAA
- the rplQ gene encoding 50S ribosomal protein L17 — MRHGKAFNHLSRKKGHRVSLLRNLAISLIKHKRINTTLAKAKALRAFIEPLITKSKNNTTHSRRIVFSYLQNNDAITELFGAVSAKVAERPGGYTRVIRTGFRLGDAAEMAMIELVDYNTEMISASKSTAPEAVVKKTRRSRGKKKSETDSAENAENSTQEETNS; from the coding sequence ATGCGTCACGGAAAAGCATTTAACCACTTAAGCAGAAAAAAGGGTCACCGGGTTTCTTTGTTGAGAAATCTCGCGATCTCGCTGATAAAACACAAAAGGATCAATACAACGCTGGCAAAAGCAAAAGCGTTGAGAGCTTTTATTGAGCCCTTGATCACAAAATCAAAAAACAATACAACACACTCAAGAAGAATCGTGTTCAGTTACTTGCAAAACAACGATGCGATCACGGAATTATTCGGAGCCGTTTCAGCTAAGGTAGCAGAAAGACCGGGAGGGTATACCCGGGTGATCCGTACAGGATTCCGTTTGGGAGATGCTGCCGAAATGGCCATGATCGAATTGGTCGATTACAATACTGAAATGATTTCTGCTTCCAAATCAACAGCACCGGAAGCAGTTGTTAAGAAGACCAGAAGAAGCCGCGGTAAGAAGAAATCTGAAACAGATTCAGCGGAGAATGCAGAGAATTCAACTCAGGAAGAAACAAATAGTTAA
- a CDS encoding HAMP domain-containing histidine kinase, producing MNTSVFKNAYLLWAASLLLLTLGKVYEWAYPGFQHDYRHEVKNQIQKELSEFHQLEQNQSQTIQRLLEKTDSNYYDPSRLVHFLVQEAGLNCVLFEKQITRYWSGEATFIKEIWNPENPFNGLRIMKQLDEYFIVKKIQFSKSGTPYTLVSYQPLESVNHSYVHVHIATEKTSGSGLAIRAPTEPNKILGLLQSDATFLAPVYGNVLILFYFFVLLLFYIPVHKVSRHFYTNQNYPWGNMILLFGVLVTASMCQWIVHQNDFYHSLLTDKLIHTRFYNYTLFEFTVFSCLFFHLSYFFYKYAQISQLAVPSWAANLIVLFNFLIALFALVIYCFIFSAVFIRSDYYFDLSNIFSFNIQHFILLFDLLTVLLALFLITNKLTTSTDSFQLEFRKRFIIFLAALIIATPFILQSKLEIGLASFLLGASIIIWMQDFFNEDYQKNILWLISWIIVISILNASLIFHFQNQKKRYVKEQLVSTYVKCIEDKNPDCLADLIQNCNTNQYDFYFYEDQLLKFSSNVYKPNFEQSLNYLRKDSIRHINLEGKDILYVKPQQNQLLILSNPLESSLKGISLFSYLFTLLIVISYLISLIHQRFQFLPKDLQISFPERPSLKNRIQFYVILGIVISFLIIALTTVFFTKRSENEIFRENLISKTSNLSGFLESTIRNANNMEDAQIIMRTQIKQTSQMVDFDIRFFHENGFEDQDRNASTVYQNSIQLLNPAFYFQYPPYAEDIVVLKKSDLPDELYAYRNIFYNNRRAGVLQVEALATREMSYSTRLANLVNTLLNIYVFLFLIAASLATLLANSITSPLVSLTDKLRSIRLGKTNEVLEWKSEDEIGELIQNYNQMVNQLDESAQLLAKTERDSAWREMAKQVAHEIKNPLTPMKLSIQYLQQSIKTGSEDIKEMAQKVCHTLIEQIDSLTKIATEFSNFAKMPQAQNEKLILNEILASVHDLFRKRDDIDIHLTVPIDELYVYADKDQVIRVLNNLINNAIQAIPDTRRGQILISMDSSSRNAIICVRDNGTGIPEEMQSKVFLPNFTSKSSGTGLGLAMCQQIIELANGKIYFKTVPGKGSSFFVELPLMRIVETEDDDI from the coding sequence GTGAATACTTCTGTTTTTAAAAATGCCTATCTCCTCTGGGCGGCTTCGTTATTGTTGCTGACCCTGGGAAAAGTCTATGAATGGGCTTACCCGGGATTTCAGCACGACTATCGACATGAGGTTAAAAATCAGATTCAGAAGGAGCTCTCCGAGTTTCACCAGCTCGAACAAAATCAATCGCAAACCATTCAGCGATTGCTTGAAAAAACAGACAGCAATTATTATGATCCTTCCAGATTAGTACATTTTCTGGTCCAGGAAGCGGGTTTGAATTGTGTTTTATTTGAAAAACAGATTACGCGGTATTGGAGCGGAGAAGCAACATTTATAAAAGAAATCTGGAATCCGGAAAATCCATTCAATGGATTGCGAATCATGAAACAACTGGATGAATATTTTATCGTTAAAAAAATTCAATTCAGTAAATCAGGCACCCCCTACACATTGGTGTCCTATCAACCACTCGAGTCTGTCAACCATTCCTATGTGCACGTTCATATTGCTACAGAAAAAACATCGGGCAGCGGACTTGCGATCAGAGCCCCAACCGAACCTAATAAAATATTGGGATTGCTGCAATCAGATGCCACATTTCTGGCCCCTGTTTATGGCAATGTGCTGATCCTTTTTTACTTTTTTGTTTTATTATTATTTTACATTCCTGTACATAAAGTATCCAGACATTTCTATACCAACCAAAATTATCCCTGGGGCAACATGATCCTCCTTTTTGGAGTCCTCGTTACCGCAAGCATGTGCCAATGGATCGTTCATCAAAATGATTTTTACCACAGTCTTCTCACCGATAAATTAATTCATACCAGGTTCTACAATTATACCTTATTTGAATTTACGGTTTTTTCCTGTTTATTTTTTCACCTGAGTTATTTCTTTTACAAATATGCACAAATCAGTCAACTGGCGGTACCATCCTGGGCTGCAAATCTGATAGTACTTTTCAATTTTTTAATTGCACTTTTTGCACTGGTTATCTATTGTTTTATTTTCAGCGCAGTCTTCATCAGATCGGATTATTATTTTGACCTCAGCAATATTTTCTCATTTAACATCCAGCACTTTATCCTGCTATTCGATTTGTTGACCGTTTTATTGGCCTTATTTCTCATTACCAATAAGCTGACAACCAGTACAGACAGTTTCCAATTGGAATTTCGCAAACGATTTATAATTTTTCTGGCAGCACTCATCATAGCTACTCCATTTATTTTACAATCGAAACTGGAAATTGGCCTGGCCAGTTTTTTACTGGGCGCCAGCATCATCATTTGGATGCAGGATTTTTTCAATGAGGATTATCAAAAAAATATTCTGTGGCTGATCTCCTGGATCATCGTGATCAGTATTTTAAATGCGAGTTTGATCTTTCATTTTCAAAATCAGAAAAAACGTTATGTCAAGGAGCAATTGGTTTCTACGTATGTAAAATGTATTGAAGATAAGAACCCGGATTGCCTTGCAGATCTCATCCAAAACTGCAATACGAATCAATATGATTTTTATTTTTACGAAGACCAGTTGCTAAAATTTTCGAGCAATGTATACAAACCGAATTTCGAACAATCCTTAAACTATTTAAGAAAGGATAGCATCAGACATATCAATCTGGAAGGCAAAGACATCTTATACGTCAAACCTCAGCAAAACCAATTACTCATTCTCAGCAATCCACTTGAATCGAGTTTAAAAGGCATTTCCTTGTTTTCCTATCTCTTTACCCTATTGATCGTGATTTCGTATCTGATCAGTTTAATTCATCAGCGATTTCAATTTTTACCAAAAGATTTACAGATCAGCTTCCCGGAAAGGCCTTCACTGAAAAACAGGATCCAATTTTATGTCATCCTGGGCATTGTTATCAGTTTTCTGATCATCGCCTTGACTACTGTATTCTTTACGAAGCGATCGGAGAATGAAATTTTCAGGGAAAATTTGATCAGCAAGACCAGTAATCTGAGCGGATTTTTAGAATCTACCATCAGAAATGCCAATAACATGGAAGATGCTCAAATTATTATGCGAACCCAAATCAAACAAACCAGCCAGATGGTCGATTTCGACATCCGGTTTTTTCATGAAAATGGTTTTGAAGATCAGGACAGAAATGCATCAACGGTTTATCAGAATTCCATTCAATTGCTGAACCCCGCCTTTTACTTTCAGTATCCGCCTTATGCTGAAGACATCGTTGTGTTGAAAAAATCGGATCTGCCGGATGAGTTGTATGCTTACAGGAATATTTTTTACAACAATCGACGTGCCGGAGTATTGCAGGTCGAAGCCCTGGCTACACGGGAAATGAGTTACAGTACCCGGCTTGCCAATTTGGTAAACACGTTGCTTAATATTTATGTATTCCTTTTTCTCATCGCAGCAAGTCTTGCCACTTTACTGGCCAATTCCATTACTTCTCCTTTGGTAAGCCTGACTGATAAACTGAGAAGCATCCGGCTTGGAAAAACAAACGAAGTACTCGAGTGGAAAAGCGAAGATGAAATTGGAGAGTTGATTCAGAATTACAATCAGATGGTGAATCAGCTGGATGAAAGTGCGCAACTCCTGGCAAAAACAGAACGGGATTCTGCCTGGAGAGAAATGGCTAAGCAGGTCGCGCACGAAATAAAAAATCCACTCACACCCATGAAACTTTCTATACAGTATCTTCAACAATCCATCAAGACCGGTTCAGAAGATATTAAAGAAATGGCGCAAAAGGTTTGTCATACCCTGATCGAGCAAATCGACAGTCTGACTAAAATTGCTACGGAGTTCAGCAATTTTGCAAAGATGCCACAGGCACAAAATGAAAAACTGATCCTGAATGAAATCCTGGCTTCAGTACATGATTTGTTCAGAAAAAGGGATGATATTGATATACATCTAACGGTACCTATTGATGAATTGTATGTCTATGCAGACAAAGATCAGGTCATCCGTGTATTGAATAATCTGATCAACAACGCCATTCAGGCCATTCCAGACACCCGCAGAGGGCAGATCCTCATCAGTATGGACTCAAGCAGCAGAAATGCCATTATTTGTGTGCGGGATAATGGAACCGGTATTCCTGAAGAAATGCAATCCAAAGTATTTCTTCCCAATTTCACTTCGAAGAGCTCGGGAACCGGATTGGGACTGGCCATGTGCCAGCAGATCATCGAACTGGCGAATGGAAAAATTTACTTTAAAACGGTACCCGGAAAAGGTAGCAGTTTTTTTGTGGAGCTTCCCTTGATGCGCATCGTGGAAACGGAAGATGATGATATATAA
- the porV gene encoding type IX secretion system outer membrane channel protein PorV, which produces MNISIPFRISLFVFLSAVSMPLLNAQTWDPNRGCIVDNSTGDCLQNTILTAMPFLRINPDTRSGGLGDAGVALTADPNAMHHNAARLAFSDQNLGVAITYSPWLRNLGIDDIYLLYASGYYKLDKFQTVGASIRYFSLGKIDFRDENGVDIGTGQPNEMEIAAAYSRKLSDVFSASLSAKFAYSNLATGRTLGAFTITTAKTFAADIGLFYRNKLGASGRRNYLNAGVALTNLGSKVTYTKGVVKDFIPSNLAIGAAYEMNFDDYNSLTATIEINKLLIPSPRKPGDPEYDTDNNKIADYREKGLFEGVFGSLSDAPGGFSEEIQELMYSVGLEYWYDKQFAVRAGYFHEHELKGNRKFLTLGCGVKYNVFGLNLSYLIPATNNRSPLANTVRFSISYDFDGGAAKSGGEE; this is translated from the coding sequence ATGAATATCTCAATCCCTTTCAGAATTAGTCTTTTTGTTTTCCTGTCTGCAGTTTCCATGCCCTTGTTGAATGCCCAGACCTGGGACCCCAACAGAGGTTGTATTGTTGACAACAGTACAGGAGATTGCCTTCAAAATACCATACTCACCGCCATGCCCTTTTTGCGCATCAACCCCGATACCCGTTCCGGCGGACTCGGAGATGCGGGCGTTGCATTGACCGCAGATCCAAATGCCATGCACCACAATGCAGCGAGACTGGCATTTTCGGATCAGAATCTCGGTGTAGCTATCACCTATTCACCCTGGTTAAGAAATCTCGGTATTGATGACATATACCTGTTATATGCCAGCGGTTATTACAAACTCGATAAATTTCAAACTGTAGGTGCATCCATTCGTTACTTTTCTCTTGGTAAAATTGATTTCAGGGATGAAAACGGAGTAGATATAGGTACCGGCCAGCCTAATGAAATGGAAATAGCTGCTGCTTATTCCAGAAAACTATCCGATGTTTTTTCGGCCAGCCTCAGTGCAAAATTTGCATATTCCAATTTAGCTACTGGCAGAACCCTCGGGGCCTTCACCATTACCACCGCTAAAACTTTTGCTGCCGACATAGGATTATTCTACCGCAACAAACTCGGAGCCAGCGGACGCAGGAATTACCTCAATGCGGGCGTTGCGCTTACCAATCTTGGATCAAAAGTCACCTATACCAAAGGCGTTGTAAAAGATTTCATCCCATCCAACCTTGCCATTGGTGCGGCTTATGAAATGAATTTTGACGACTACAATTCTTTAACAGCTACAATTGAGATTAATAAACTGCTGATCCCGAGTCCACGCAAACCTGGAGATCCTGAATACGATACAGACAATAATAAAATTGCAGACTATCGCGAAAAAGGCTTGTTTGAAGGTGTATTCGGATCCCTGAGCGATGCGCCAGGTGGATTCAGCGAAGAAATTCAGGAGCTCATGTATTCCGTTGGCCTTGAATATTGGTACGACAAACAATTTGCAGTTCGCGCAGGATATTTTCACGAACACGAATTAAAAGGAAACCGAAAATTTCTCACACTGGGTTGTGGTGTAAAATACAATGTATTCGGACTCAATCTCTCCTATTTGATTCCAGCCACTAACAACAGAAGCCCGCTTGCCAATACTGTCCGTTTTTCAATCAGCTATGACTTTGATGGTGGCGCTGCTAAGAGTGGAGGGGAAGAGTAA
- the sucD gene encoding succinate--CoA ligase subunit alpha, whose product MAVLVGSGSRVIVQGFTGKEGSFHAEQMIAYGTPLVGGVTPGKGGQMHLDRPVFNTVKDAVINEGANTSIIFVPPAFAADAIMEAAEAGILVIVCITEGVPVQDMLKVKQYLKNYPTQLIGPNCPGIITPGEAKVGIMPGFIHKKGHIGIVSRSGTLTYEAVDQVTKAGMGQSTCIGIGGDPIPGTTTLEAVQLLMADYQTEGIVMIGEIGGNMETEAAEWIKAYGNKPVVGFIAGKTAPKGRKMGHAGAIIGGKSDTAEAKMEVMAACGIHVVQSPADIGSTMKAVLNRA is encoded by the coding sequence ATGGCAGTTTTAGTTGGATCCGGATCCAGGGTGATCGTCCAGGGATTTACGGGTAAAGAAGGCAGTTTTCATGCAGAGCAAATGATTGCTTATGGCACTCCTCTTGTCGGGGGTGTGACTCCGGGAAAAGGGGGTCAGATGCATTTGGATCGCCCTGTCTTTAATACGGTCAAAGATGCAGTAATAAATGAAGGAGCCAATACCTCAATAATTTTCGTTCCACCTGCTTTTGCTGCAGATGCCATCATGGAAGCCGCAGAAGCCGGCATTCTGGTGATCGTGTGCATTACAGAAGGCGTGCCGGTTCAGGACATGTTGAAAGTGAAGCAATATTTAAAAAATTATCCTACTCAGCTGATAGGCCCCAATTGTCCTGGCATCATTACTCCGGGAGAAGCCAAAGTAGGCATTATGCCGGGTTTTATTCATAAAAAGGGGCATATCGGAATTGTATCGCGTTCCGGTACTTTAACCTATGAAGCGGTCGACCAGGTCACAAAAGCTGGTATGGGACAATCTACCTGTATCGGTATCGGCGGAGACCCTATTCCCGGTACAACCACGCTTGAAGCCGTTCAATTACTGATGGCCGATTACCAAACAGAAGGGATCGTAATGATTGGCGAGATCGGCGGGAATATGGAAACCGAAGCAGCCGAATGGATCAAAGCTTATGGAAACAAGCCCGTTGTCGGTTTTATTGCCGGCAAAACCGCTCCAAAAGGCCGTAAAATGGGTCATGCCGGTGCTATTATTGGCGGAAAATCCGACACCGCTGAAGCTAAAATGGAAGTGATGGCAGCCTGTGGCATCCATGTGGTGCAATCACCGGCGGATATCGGTTCTACAATGAAAGCTGTGCTGAATAGAGCTTAG
- the carA gene encoding glutamine-hydrolyzing carbamoyl-phosphate synthase small subunit — translation MSIAAQTNAFLLLEDGSFFEGFAAGKKGTVGGEICFNTSMTGYQEIYTDPSYYGQIMINTNVHIGNYGVVHAESESDLVQIRGLVCRNFSDHMSRPLAQDSLQSFLESNNILCIHGIDTRALVRHIRIHGAMNAVISTECDEISKLKSFLQSVPSMEGLELSSIVTTQNPYFFGDPQATYKVAVMDFGIKKSILRQLEKAGFYAQVFPAKTDFSEINKWNPDAFFFSNGPGDPMAMDYALQTVHQILELRKPVFGICLGHQLLSIAMGVPTFKMHHGHRGGNHPVLNLNTGLGEITSQNHGFSVDYDKLLSKSSEIKLTHVNLNDKSVEGIEHKTHPFFGVQYHPEAGPGPHDSRYLFGQFYNKLVNLYQPTSMTHE, via the coding sequence ATGTCAATTGCTGCTCAGACGAATGCTTTTCTCCTGCTCGAGGATGGCAGTTTTTTCGAAGGATTTGCGGCTGGTAAAAAAGGTACGGTTGGTGGGGAGATCTGCTTCAACACCAGTATGACCGGATATCAGGAAATTTATACAGATCCGAGCTATTATGGTCAGATCATGATCAACACCAATGTGCATATTGGCAATTATGGTGTCGTGCATGCCGAATCAGAATCGGATTTGGTTCAGATCAGAGGATTGGTATGCAGAAATTTTTCAGACCATATGAGCAGACCTTTGGCTCAGGACTCGCTCCAGTCTTTCCTCGAGTCAAACAACATTCTGTGTATTCATGGAATCGATACCCGGGCATTGGTCCGGCATATCCGCATCCACGGAGCCATGAATGCCGTTATTTCCACAGAATGTGACGAAATAAGCAAGTTAAAGTCTTTTCTCCAGTCGGTGCCTTCTATGGAAGGACTGGAACTGTCCAGCATTGTGACTACCCAAAATCCATACTTCTTTGGAGATCCCCAGGCAACCTACAAGGTCGCAGTTATGGATTTTGGAATCAAGAAAAGCATCCTCAGGCAATTGGAAAAAGCAGGTTTCTATGCACAGGTATTTCCTGCGAAAACAGATTTTTCGGAAATCAACAAATGGAATCCGGATGCCTTTTTCTTTTCCAATGGACCGGGTGATCCCATGGCGATGGATTATGCATTGCAAACCGTCCATCAAATACTTGAACTGCGAAAACCGGTATTTGGGATCTGCCTGGGTCACCAATTGTTAAGCATCGCAATGGGTGTACCTACTTTCAAAATGCATCACGGTCACCGGGGAGGAAATCATCCCGTGCTCAACTTAAATACCGGATTGGGCGAAATAACCAGCCAGAATCACGGATTTTCTGTCGACTATGACAAACTATTGTCTAAATCTTCTGAGATCAAGTTGACCCATGTCAACCTGAACGATAAATCCGTAGAAGGAATTGAACATAAAACGCATCCGTTTTTTGGTGTTCAATACCATCCGGAGGCGGGTCCGGGTCCACATGATTCCCGATATTTGTTCGGACAGTTCTATAATAAACTGGTAAACTTGTACCAACCAACAAGCATGACCCATGAGTGA
- a CDS encoding DNA-directed RNA polymerase subunit alpha, with product MSILNFQKPDKIILQKSTDFEGTFEFKPLEPGFGQTVGNSLRRILLSSLEGFAISYVRIAGVEHEFSTIKGVMEDVVEVILNLKQVRLKPAMDANSLKEEKIYISISGKDAFVAGDIQNATNVFTVTNPDLVICRMEPFVNLELELTISKGRGYVPADEMITKDLPIGIIPVDAIYTPIKKVSYGVSNTRVGQKTDFEKLVLEVKTDGTIHPEDAVKEAARIMIQHLMLITDENITFEDSVRKEDVIVDEHILHMRKLLKTPLEDLDLSVRAYNCLKAAKINSLSELVRYDTHELLKFRNFGKKSLVEIEELLQLKNLSFGMDLSKYKLDEE from the coding sequence ATGAGCATATTAAACTTTCAAAAGCCGGATAAAATTATTCTTCAAAAATCAACCGACTTTGAAGGAACGTTTGAATTCAAACCTCTCGAACCTGGTTTTGGACAAACTGTTGGAAATTCTTTGAGAAGGATTTTATTGTCTTCTCTCGAGGGCTTCGCTATTTCGTACGTGCGAATTGCCGGGGTCGAACACGAGTTTTCAACGATCAAGGGAGTTATGGAAGATGTCGTTGAAGTCATCCTGAACCTGAAACAGGTAAGGTTGAAGCCTGCCATGGATGCCAATAGCCTTAAAGAAGAAAAAATCTATATTTCCATCAGCGGAAAAGACGCATTTGTTGCCGGAGATATCCAAAATGCAACCAATGTATTTACCGTCACCAATCCCGATCTGGTAATTTGCAGAATGGAACCTTTTGTAAATCTGGAATTGGAATTGACCATTTCCAAAGGAAGAGGTTATGTACCTGCCGATGAAATGATCACTAAAGATCTGCCTATCGGAATCATCCCGGTGGATGCCATTTATACTCCTATCAAGAAAGTTTCATACGGTGTTTCAAATACCCGTGTTGGTCAAAAAACAGACTTCGAAAAACTGGTACTCGAAGTAAAAACGGATGGCACGATTCATCCCGAAGATGCCGTTAAGGAAGCAGCCAGGATCATGATTCAACACCTGATGTTGATCACTGACGAAAACATCACTTTTGAAGATTCAGTTCGCAAGGAAGATGTCATCGTCGACGAACACATTCTTCACATGCGCAAATTGTTGAAGACTCCATTAGAAGATCTCGACCTCAGCGTGAGAGCTTACAACTGTCTGAAAGCAGCTAAAATCAACAGCCTTTCTGAACTGGTTCGTTACGATACACATGAATTGTTGAAATTCAGAAATTTCGGTAAGAAGTCTTTGGTTGAAATTGAAGAATTGCTGCAGTTGAAAAATCTGAGTTTCGGTATGGACCTCAGCAAATATAAATTGGACGAAGAATAA